Proteins from a genomic interval of Ictalurus furcatus strain D&B chromosome 2, Billie_1.0, whole genome shotgun sequence:
- the rprml gene encoding reprimo-like protein, whose protein sequence is MNATIFNSTLFAHGALLNSSQQLAGTLVDEVSASDGGGAGGGSLVLEPDERKLFVTRAVQIAVLCVLSLTVVFGIFFLGCNLMIKSESMINFLVKERRPSKDVEAVMIGLG, encoded by the coding sequence ATGAATGCAACGATCTTCAACAGCACTCTGTTTGCGCACGGCGCTCTGCTTAACAGCAGTCAGCAGCTCGCGGGCACGCTGGTGGACGAGGTGAGCGCGAGCGACGGCGGCGGCGCCGGTGGAGGATCTCTGGTGCTCGAGCCGGACGAGCGCAAGTTGTTCGTGACGCGCGCCGTGCAGATCGCGGTGCTGTGCGTGCTCTCACTCACGGTCGTCTTCGGAATCTTCTTTCTCGGCTGCAACCTCATGATCAAGTCCGAGAGCATGATCAACTTCTTGGTGAAAGAGCGGCGGCCGTCTAAAGACGTCGAGGCGGTGATGATCGGACTCGGGTAA